The following nucleotide sequence is from Megalops cyprinoides isolate fMegCyp1 chromosome 19, fMegCyp1.pri, whole genome shotgun sequence.
caacagaagccaagtgtACTAAAGTAACACAAACCCTGAGAGGAGAAAGCGTTACGTACGGTCATCTGAGTTCATTTTAGCTAAAAATAATGGTGAAGTTATAGCTGGAGTTGTAGCaaaatttttcttttaattatttgtttcgCATAATTAATGGTTGTTCCAGTTTATATCCTCATTGCACCCTCTGAGGGAGGACAGGAGGGGCTTGGTGacgggagggggggttgggggggtgttgagGTGAGATTTTGGTATGACCGCTGAAACACAGACGACCATGCAGGAGCCAGTCCTAATTTAGCGGCATGTtcaggggaggtgggggaagggggggggggggtccgtGGCTGCAAGATGAATTCCGCCTCTTCATCCTGGCTCCCGCGGAACCGGGAAAGTCAATGTTGGTCCTGTCTGGATGGCTGTTTTCCTTGGCCCCGGCAGGGGCCTACAAAACGGGAGACACCGATGCAAAAATACAGCCTTTTATTTTGCGAGAAGTCTTCTTCAGGAAATCATTAAATTAGGGCGGGCCCGCAGTGTGTGGACTCAGTTACGGGTTCTCGCTGCGGAGGTGAGAGGACAGCAAACAGGAGATGCCTGTGTCAGGAGAGGTGCTTACATTTCTAGAACTTTGTCAGCCACGGCGCTGGACCTGTCACTCCGGGAAGTTAAAGTCTCTTAAACTCTCTGGTTCACTCGGGGCCACTTTTGccaaaaatggaacaaaaagtccttttttgggggggggggttgcgggATCGCATTAAACAGCTGAGGAGGTATCCATGgtgacagtgaaagaaaaatggagGAACATGCGCAAAGGTGTGTGCTGGTCGGTGGAGACGGAGGAAAGGTAAACAGGTCTCTGCCAACGCTGGAGTTTCGCTTTATCAGGGAACGGGTGTAATCAGCACCCGCAGTGGGTTCAACGGCCGGCAAAAATCGACGGTTTGTTCATAGCTCATTTCCCTTGCAAATCAGCCCGAGTTCCCAGcacttcaccccccccccccccccccagcccccccaccagCTCCCCCGCCCGAACCCAAGATAAAAGCCAAAGGCTCATTAAAAAGGATGAGACTATTACTCAGATAGCTGTTCCGGTTCCCAACGTTGGGGATCAGGGGAAGAAATCCTCACGCTCCCGATTAGCCACCCTGATTCATCTCACTTCCTTATGCAACTCAACCCCGGCTCCCTGAGTCATGTCTCTCCCACCTTCCCAGAGTgcaccctgccccccctccgTACATCTATGGCCCTCTGCCCAACACAATCCCCACAGCAGGGACAGTTACTGGTTAAGAAaacttcctccttttttttctttttttttttccagccaatTCACCAATGTCACAGTTTCATATTTCAGGCTCTCAGGTTTGACCATGGATTCGGTTCCTCTGATGGAAAATGTTGGTTGTTGGTCGTTTTTCCCCTGGCAGGGATTCAGTGAGAAAATTTAAATGGATCTCACCTAATCTGTGGGGCCCATTGAGAATGTCCTCACCATGGCCGGTGTCTTCTCAGCAGGTTAAAATACCTTTGACCAGTGAATGCTGaaccattttttccccactataCTTTTTGTTTAGCCATCTGAGGAGAAAGCACATCCAGACATGAATGATAATGTAATTTAGACAGCTTCTTATCTCCCCTCTCTGGGTTATGCATTCGGAAGGTAAAGCCACATATAATTTTATCATTTGGGTCACCACGATCTGTCACTAAATCCTTAAAGTGGCACCCTTGCCATAGATTATATTCCAGCTCTATGTATGTAtctttgtatatttgtgtgcatgtatatgtgcatgtgtgtgtgtgtgtgcgtgtgtgtgtgtgtgtgtgtgtttgacagatagagagagggtGGGTTGGGTTGGAACAGATCAAAAGCAGGGTTGGTCCGTTCCCTTCACCTGATGGGAACAGCTCAACACCTTGCTGAAACATGGCTGATTAGCCCTCTgcagtgaggaggggggggggtctccttAAAGGCCGTGGGCTCAGAGAGTAACAGACCCCAAGCACTCTGAAGAgtctttttcatgctttttcgCCTCTCCACTTCTGCCCTCTCTCAAGGTTTCCTTCCAAAACAGCTTGAGGgacaatggcagaaaaaaaacacatttaaagaagCAAAGCAACATGCCTTTCTCCAACCACCCACATCCCATCTGTTTTCATATtatctgctatttttttttttttacagattttctgTTCGTTGGTTTGCTGCTGTCGCTGcgattgttgttgctgttattgttgttgtttatggAGCCCTGCGATAtgaagcagtaaaaaaaaaaaaattccacccCCATGTGCATCTAATCGCCCATTCACGTCCCTCTTAATGACTTGTCAGTTCCTTTGCCCTTCCATTTTCTGTCCAATTAATTCTTTTCTTGGTCTCCGGATAAAGGGAGACAAAGGGCCCCCGTCCACTAAATAATGACTCATTAAAATTCAGCAACTCCGCACTCTGGCACTGAACGTTCTGCCCCCAGCCGGCCCGAGAGGGCCCTGCTTGGCATGCACAGCCCGGCCCGCTTTCCGATTCCACCCCGCAGACCACAGGACTGGACAGTTCTGTGCACCCCCCCTCTGCCCCGcagattttgggggggggagtggttcGGTTTTAACTCTCGCCATACTCTTCTACTAAACgatgaggtgggggggggggctccttcGCCTTCGCTGTGTCTTCCTGTGCTTGTCTAAGGCCGAGACGTTTTCCAGAAGTTGGCCCACACGAAATGAGCAACGGCCCAAGCTCATGTGTTGAGATACAGCACATTAAACGGGCCAGAGTTTGTaaggagggagagaagctgCTTCCAGCGCACAGCACCCCCAATCCACTCCATCCCTGGAGTCAGTAATGCTCTTACCAGTCTTATGACCGGTCTTATGGCAAGTGTGAGTGTCTTGGTGTTAGAATCTCACTcggtaaggagctgggctcgtaaccaaaagaggttgccggttcgattccctgctgggacactgctgttgtaccattgggtAAGATACTTAACCTACAAAAGCTTCActaaaaatccagctgtataaatggataaaactgtaacctacgtaagttgctccagataagagcatctgctaaatgacaataatgtaatttaatgtaatgtatatgagCCTCTCCctggtaaataaatacataaatataaaataaataagtaaataaataatgtatgaatttatGACCAGATATCCTTAATCCCTCAACACCATAAACCTCTAAACAGTGAGCGTTTCTGACACTGGTGACACCGTCATTTAAAGGGTACTTTACACAGCATTGGCAGCTCACTGGCTCCCAATCAGAGAACAGATCAGGCAGACAGGAACAGAGTAAAGAGGCATGGCAAGGGCTGATGCTAAACCTGAATTTTTccaacacattttaacataataaCGACAGATCAGGCCGTAGTGTGAAACAGGCCAAAAACAAAAGTATGAAATAATCACACCTTTTGTTTCCACACTACAAAACCCTTAAATCTGAATGATATGGTTTATTTGAGCTGTCTGGCATTTTCGCAGTGACCTACCTGCCACGTTATTTGAGAGCCCCCGGACCTAAACCTAGACATGCTGCTAATGTGTAATGAAAATCTGTGCTGGTTCACTCCAGTCTCTATCTTTCTGCTCTGCCCCTGAGTGTTGGGTTAGCGATAGCACTAGGCCTCTGTCCAACGCTGTCTGGTGACTCTGCATTGCTGTGGTTGAGTTCTTATCCCACTCAAAAACCTGATATCTCCACACAATGAATGACGCCCATACAAGCTGCTATCAATGGTCTAGATACAATTTCGACCACATCAGTGCTAATCGTGTCAAAGTAAGACAATCCCCTCGCATTTTATTCAAATCGGGAGGGAGGTGAGCTCAGGCACTGATTTGGCTTGTGAAAATATGTCGACTGGCTTACCACAGAGTCTGGGTTTTTTTAGCTGTGAGGCTTTGAGCACACTAGCACTGCATTCAAGCCGGGCTTGTGACCAAAGTTACCAAAGTTTTGCATTTTCGGAAAATAAGAGAGAAAATAAGAGAGACCTAAATAAGGGAGAGAactcagaggaggaggagaaagaaagagggggagcgAGACAGAGGAAGATAGAGGGAGGTACAGAGGTGGAGAACATGACATAGAAAGTGGAGGAGAAACACAGgtagagaggaggagaaagatgTGAAAAACAGGGAGcaagaggggaaaagaaaaaacaaagagagggggcgtgagaagagacagagaccaGACACTGAATGGGCACAAAAAAGAAcggacataaataaatatttaggtCCTAAAATGCAGCTCATTTATATAACTGTACTGTAATCTCCTGCCGCCTTCCCGTCAAAGGGGCCGGGACCGCTTTGCGCTAACACCGACTTGCTGCGAGCGGGACACGTGACGCGCGACGCCTCTACAAAGCGTGTCGGCTTTTTCTGCCCTCGGTAGCTGATTGTGGATTATCATCAAAATCGTACACAAAATGGTTGAGGTTTGGTTTGGGATGGAAATGATTATTTTAGAGCTGCTGTCAAGGGCAGAAAGTTCCCGAAACTCCATGACCCATATTTAGACGCCTGTATACTGTCCATTGCTACAGAGTAGGCGTCTGTTCCGTTTTCGTTTCAAACCAAGCTTAACCTGGGTTCGAAACAACATAAAGCACTGCCTCGTATTTGTTCTAAAAACTTAAATCAAAatttctgtgcagctgaaatgaatatACAACGGCAGCTAAATAATGTCCAAACGCCTGAAAATAAGTGAAAGAGCActcaatatgaataaaaatgttttatttttttcattgaaaatggcCAGCAAAAATATTAACCGTGCTTGTGAGAATTTTCTAGTGAACatggaaataaacacattttgcaaatgattCATTGCATATACAACGTTAAGagtaaaacaagtaaaaataaacaacgTTCGTGGTCATAGGTTTATACAAATTGTTATGGGGCGTTACAGTCCGTAAATTTACACTTGGTACATTTTCCAAGTTTTCAAAAGATCGATACAAGTGTCATTTTAAACGGTTAAACTAATAGCAccagtttgaaatgttccaGTATTTTCCTTCGTTCTTCTGTTGGAGGAGATTGACTGCATGTTGCATGCAactcatattttttgttttattaaagaaCAAATCCAACAAGAAAGTTTTagaaaaataagcatttaaagGCACAAGTTAGTGTTAAATGTGTACAAAGTTATCATATGCCCGGCATACAATATACCTAGtagaaatacatacagtatagacacgcagacacatacaAACTTGACAATGATGGGCTAATTTTAAGGGACACAAAGATCCCCTAATTCCTGCATTCTAAATATTACAAACTAGCTTTTCCTCACTCGTGTTCCGTATGGGTTTATGCGTAAATGACCACGCTCCAAAGTTCTGCTGGCCATTGTGAGAAAAAGCTTGAAGACAATTTGCTGACAAAATCTCCCGAACctgtgtgggtgagtgggtCTGGCTTTCCATGGAAACAGAGCTATGCATAGATGACACCCGGGACGCTTGACGGGTCAACTGCACCGTGTGTCTTCCGGTCCACTTAAGCACCGGCTCCAGCTGGCCCATCACTCAAGCGCGTGTCGTGTTATGTTACCCATTTCCTTTAACCCTCGCGTCGTGACTAATCGCAATTCGGCAAGCAGCGCACTGGACACCTGTTGAATCTCATGGCACTCCGCTGGTCTTTGTTAGTGTAATTGCTCGCATGTTTTAACGAACGGGAATGGAAATATGTGTTGTTATTTATAaaggcataaaaaaaaatcgaaaAGTGGTTGTGACATACCAAATGCATAGAATTACAATTCATTCGCTGATATGAAATGTTTCTGGAGATGCTCCCTCTCCAAAACATATGACACAATTATTCagctaactgaaaaaaaagaacaacgatgcaacaaaattaaatacatatttgcgATCTTGAAAACAAAGGACAACCCTTGACATAGaggaaatatagttgaaaacgGGTTTGGTGGAATAGAATGGAATAGATATTGTGCAGATGCGGTGTGCGCTGGCTGGCACCGGACAGTTAAAATCTACACGAGGATGACTTGGAGCTCGTGTATTCGGTCCCCGTGCGCGGCGATGGGTGTGTCTTCCACCCGCTTCACCACCAGCGTCTGCGGCGATGGGTGTGTCTTCCACCCGCTTCACCGCCAGCGTCTGCGGCGATGGGTGTGTCTTCCACCCGCTTCACCGCCAGCGTCTGCCCGGGTGCGCCCTGCTCGCTCTGCACGCCGCTCCGCTTCCCGCGTCACTAGGGGAATGCACCTGAGCGCGCGTTCGGTGACTCTCACGTGGTCCTCACAGAGGATTCCCGCTCGCGGTCCATGAACAGACGCGTCGGTTTCTTCAGTGGAGTCCGAGACGAAATAGGAACAGCCTAACAAAACAATGGCACATCTTCTTCAGAATTACCTAAGTTTATATTAAATCAGCAGGCACTTTTATTcgtgtatatatgtatgcgtATATATTCTTTCTCGTTTATGGCTGTGCGCCCCACCTAATTCTATTCCTTCGTTAGTGCAGAAAACTTCCGTAACACTTGGTTAGCGATGGATGGAAAGTCTATTTACAACGCAGGTGCTCATGGTCTGGATAATGTGGTGTACACCGGCTGTTCCCAGTTAGTAGGACTGTGGGAAGGCGGAATGGACAAGCTGTTTAGGATAGGGCTTCCGTAGGGCCGGCGGGAGGAATGGAAGTATGGGTACTGGTAAATGCTAGATGGGTACCCGGTATATGGGCTGTAGTAATTTGAGCTCTGGAGGTCTGTATAGTCACACTGGGAGCTGGAGAAGGAAGTGGCGGCCGGGGCGGAGGCGGTGGAGCTGACGCATGTCTGGGCGCTGTAAGAGCCGTAGTCGGAATGGGACGGTGAGCCGTGTGAGTGCTCACTGTAGTGACTGGGACTCAGTTGCTCCGTTTTGATGTGCGGCCTCTGTGGGCCCGCTTCGCCGCCCGTTGGGGACGAGGATGACGCTGCGCTTTTGCGACTCCAGACCGCTCCGTTTGCACCGGGGTGGCTGTAGGTGGAGGTGTACGCGCCGCCTGTCGCTGGATTCTGTCCGTGACTGTGGTCAGAGGGCAAGGCGGCGGCGGCTGCAGCGTGACCGTTGACTGGCAAGTACTGGTCGAATTCGTGAACGTCGAAGGCCTCCATGTTGCTTATGACGTCGGTGCTGAGCTCTGAGATGTCTACGTTGCTGAAGTCGATGTTCTGCCTGCCGCTGTCCAGCAACCGCCTGCCCTCGTGTTTGAGGTCTTGCTTCCCACCGTGGTGCAGGTCAGTTttaggggtggtggggggtgtagggggACCGTGAGGCTGACCTGTTAGagagcaggggtggggtgggaagAGGTTTGAGTTTTTCAGGAAGGACAAATGAACGTTGCATTAAGGTGTAAAGATGCctaaaatactcaaaaatacTGCATATCAAGCTCTACAGTGAGCTACGTCATGACGGCAAAAGCTCTGCTAAGGTAATAACCTGATTTGATCTTGTAATTATCATAAAAGCACATTGTAAATTCCGAACATGGCGTGTATTGGTTTATTGGGGGTTTCTTTATCTCCTCTCTATTCATTTGGTAGTTAAATCGCGTAGAAGTACTAAAGTTGCATTACAGCTGGTTGCGTCGACTCATATTAGTGCAGacggaaaaaaaatgttctcaccTGTGTGTTCTTGGTGGTGATGGGGGTGATGTCCATCTCCTACGGCCGCCAGGCCCATGCCCGGCTCGGCCTTGTACATTTGATGGCTAAGTTCTGCCCCTGAATCAGAGTCACTTTGACCGGGCTTCACGCTCTTCCTCCGGCGGGGCTGGTACTTGTAATCCGGGTGGTCTTTCTTGTGTTGGACCCTAAGCCTCTCTGCTTCTTCGACAAACGGTCTCTTCTCGTTCTCCGACAGCAAGCTgcaagaaataataataataataataataataataataataataataataataatggcgAGGGAATGTGGCCAAAGAAGGCGTCGCAGTTTTGCTGAACCCAATCAAAATTCTATCCGTCAAATCAAAGCATCCAGCGAAATGCAATTTTTAACATAAGTGAACAGTTACACCGCTACCATTAtgccaaaaacaaaagtcaCACACATTGTACTGGAACAGTACAACAATTTGCCTTTAGAATAAAGCCATACCTTATAATCAAAATTCCTAAATTTCCTTCCGCTAAAAACTGTATATAGTTGTTTCATCCACAGTACAATCTGCGGATATGTAGCTGTTTCGTATGGGTGTGAGctaatgttatgttatgtacAAAGTATACTGTCAAGCCCACATTAACATAGTATAACATAGAATTGTCTGTGTTAAGCACCATCAATAATCAGACAGATAGATATGCAAAGAGAGGTTTTTTGATTGACAGAAACTCTCACTCAGATATGTATTAAAGACCAAATGTTCTGAATCTGAAATCCTGATAAATGCAGACGAAAAGGGGCAAAATGACAAGGATGAAAGAAGTGAAAATGTTGCCAGCTATCAATGACTTACCGCCACAGCTTCCCCAAAGTCTTGCTGAGCTCCGCGTTGTGGAGATGGGGGTATTGGTCCGCTAGTTTTCTGCGCGCAGCCTGCGCCCAAACCATGAAGGCGTTCATCGGTCTTTTAACGTGGGGCTTATTTTTCAGCGATCCGTTTCCCCTCACGGGCATGGGGACGAGCGACCAGTCGTATCCCTTCAGAACCTGCGACACCGCGTCTCGGATGCAGGCGGGGAACCGGTCGTCTTCGTCGCTGTCCATTTTTTTGCCCATCGCCGGCATGAGCAGAGACCCGTGCCCGTCGGATCCCGTCGGGGAGGACGGGGCATCCGAATCCGAGTCATCCTGGGACATGGAGCTCGTGGTCCCCGCAGGACTGCACGGGGGCTCGTTAAGGGACTTGTCGTGCTCCTCGGTCATTTTTAGCATTGGATGGAAGGTAAGTCCAAATAACAAAAACGATCGGCAGAGTAGTTTAAAACAAGTTGTTTAGAAAACTAAATGCAATTCAAACTTTGTAGGTAAAACTCTACTGTTAGTTAAACAGAATGCACATTTTTACGCATCGCTCAATATGTCATCTGAACGTGCCTTTTACAATGAAAACGAAACAAAATCCGAGTGTTATccgtatttgtttgtttgttgttttcctgtatttttctttgCGTTGCAGGTTGACTGCGGCAAGTAGTCTCAGCCCCGTACTGAGGTCCGGTGGTTATGAGTTGGTCGAACTTTGTCAGAGTTTCGTGCCGTCACTCCACCTACCCGCGTCTGATTGGCCAGACCATATCCCCATCTGCCTTTCCGATTGGCTTCGTTATTTCATAGGCTGGCCATTTCATAAGCGTCTGGAGGTGTTAATATTTTGTCGATTATTTATAAGATACCAAGTTTACAAGTTTGCGGCTCTTATGACACAAACTGCTTGTGACACCGATGAAAGTTGCCAGTACACCCAGTCATGAATACGTCCACAATCGGTCATTGTTGTTTGACTTCAATTTTAAGGTtacatgaaagagaaaaaaaaaatgacttaaaacTTGCATGCGAAAGTGAACCGAGGTGTTACTATAAAGCATGATGCCTGAAAGCGTGAGCATTCTTGTGTTTAATGTTAACACTAGTCCATAAGCGCTCTAAATAACGTGACAGCATTTTCGCAATTTCCGACGGATCAAACTGGGTTAAATAGTTTTGCAGCAATTTGTAATATTCTGTCAAATTTGTGAACAAACGTGTGGGTGTAGCAAGAAGGTAGGATAACTCTTCAGAAGattataataatgattttcTCAAACTGTAAACAAAGGACCGCACAGAGGACGATGACATGAAACAAAACGTTGGAAGCGTGATGCTTTGCGGGTAGTACTATGAAACAAAATCGTGCAATTTAAAACACGACGATGTACAATTTGGAATGTTTTAAGACGCAGGAAAACGGATCCGCTCTTAATGCCTCCAAGTTAGTAATGCATTTtacagactgaaaaataaatgaatagttaataatattaatagaattgaatatatttaacaaaatgaaatagaCGTAAACAAAGGGAATGaatgaacaattaaaaatgaagagagGCATTCGATCAATTCAGCCCCACcataaaaaaacagtcaatacAAATGGGTCAATATTCCTCCGCACGACAGCTAAATGTGTGCTGAAGCGACCCAGTATCGATTTCCCATTCAGATTGTTTGAATACATAACTCCACGCCGCCATATGGACGCGCTCTTCAATAGTGTTAGTGTTGCCTACGTACGTGCGTCAACactcttcctttcttttgaaGCACGGTAGAGATTTGACACTTTGAATTTCATATTCTCTGAAGAATTGGGGATGGGCTAACTAGCCTGTTAAACTGTCAGataactttaaaaacaaaatcaaagcagGCTTAATATAGCTCTGCACTATGAAAATGGAATACAAAGAGATTTGTACATCTGCACCATTTGCATAATACGCTATGTCAAAAAGACTGAAGTATGTTATATGTAAAACTTtgaaataaagctgaaaatgttttgtataaaatgaaaaaaaaaaaaacaatcaggaAAAACTGTTGTTTTCGATGTACGTCCAGCTCAAATATTTGTTATAACTGattataaattaaatgaaatttacaCCTTAAATTATGAACGCTATTTGACTTGACAAAACAGGCCTAGTGATATGAATCTAAAATTAAAGTAATCATTCAGACCTCCTCGTGTATCTTATGATTGTATTACGAAATTTAATTGATGAAGAACTAGAAAGGGCTACGTGTAATATGAgcaataatataattaatattccTCTGGAACTAAGTCGATTCGAGTCAAAAAATTCAAACGCccatataatttatttcttagTTTAACGAACAAATGACAACTAGATAAAGTATTTAGATATGTGAATAATTTCTAGATTCTATGCATTTGTGATATACATAGCGTATTATTCTCCCATATAAATACGCCTCGcttatattttgtattattcatacTCGCCTACTGCCATTAATTTGTCTATAGTGTTTCATTAAGTGCTGTCCAAACAGTTTATTATATAAACTTACAGTTAACACTGAATGTTATTTGATCATTCACATATTTTGGTCCGTTGCAAAGTGGGGCAGGAAACAGCACGCCAAACACAAATTCTATGTAAAAATTATTATCATAAGTTATTAACGTGGTTCGATTCCTCCCGCTGTCACGGCCCCAAGGTGCGGCTTGAGAGTAAGATTGTGTGCTCTGTGCCTGTATTCCACATCGAGAGTGCAACCTCCTCTACATTATAAAGGTAAAACATGGGAGACCTCTGAATTGCtatgaaagtgtgtgtctgtggattCCCACGTACTGTGTCAGAATCTTTTATGCGTCCGagttttgggggttttttttcatctgagagagCCTTTGTTCGCTCTAAAATAGTCCACGAGGACGAGAAACGTAAGCGTTTGACGAGCGAGAGAAAAAAACTTGATGGATGTGGAATGAGTAAATTAActttttatttctatattttattcttacgatttttttcttttactaaGTGATTCAAATGCGCTTGATTTGCAGTACGATCCAATATATTTAAGAGCTTTCAAATGACATGTGTTgccatatattaaaaaatataatccTCGTGTTGACAACTTTAGCGGAGCCCTGGGGTAATGCTTGTGCATGACTTGATGAAGAGTGCACTTGAAATGCACCCCGACGGGGCACTTTCGCAGAGCATCGCCGCGCGTCAGACCTTTAGGTATGGCGTCAGGTTAGCGCGCGCTTGGCGAGGTCCTTCGGATTCTCGTGAAACGCGCTCACGTGCCCAACTGGCACGTCGGACCAATTAGGAGCGGCTTTGTTCCGCGTGCGCTGTTTGGCGGCGCCGAACACTTCCGCGGGGAGCGGGGACGCGGGGGGAAACAGATCAGGGTTGATGCAAACCTGCATAAACCGCTGTAAAAATTAGACAACTTGTGACGAACGTGCGACCGTTCTAGGAACGACGGCAGGTTCGGTATTGCTGTTCAGaaaaattctgtttgtgtgatACAGCGgcatttatttacagtgagTTTGGTGTGTACGGTTAAACATGTCTAACTAACGCTAGTTTACCTGCTGTTACAGCAGAATTCTTTCTCTGCGTTTAGCCATAGGGTTATCTGGGCAGGGTGACGGAACGAGTCGTTCATTCTCTGACCGCTTTGCTTCACCTGACTGTTCACCTGTCGTGCCGCATTCCATTGCGCGTGAGACTGCCCTGAACGAGAAATCGGGACAAAGGGTAATAATCgcttaaaaatacataaatcagcAAAAGAAATGCCGCGCAGGTGCCGCGTTGCTGGTTTGCAGTATACTGTTTGTGTGCTTAAAGCCTTAGCAGTGCCCCTCATTCCCACGCGCCGTTCTTACGCGGGTTATTAATCCCGGGGGAAATTGTTGCCTTGCGCGCCCTGCTTACTCCGGAATGCACCCAACACACTGTTAAAATGGTGTTTCCCTA
It contains:
- the LOC118794224 gene encoding transcription factor Sox-8-like — its product is MLKMTEEHDKSLNEPPCSPAGTTSSMSQDDSDSDAPSSPTGSDGHGSLLMPAMGKKMDSDEDDRFPACIRDAVSQVLKGYDWSLVPMPVRGNGSLKNKPHVKRPMNAFMVWAQAARRKLADQYPHLHNAELSKTLGKLWRLLSENEKRPFVEEAERLRVQHKKDHPDYKYQPRRRKSVKPGQSDSDSGAELSHQMYKAEPGMGLAAVGDGHHPHHHQEHTGQPHGPPTPPTTPKTDLHHGGKQDLKHEGRRLLDSGRQNIDFSNVDISELSTDVISNMEAFDVHEFDQYLPVNGHAAAAAALPSDHSHGQNPATGGAYTSTYSHPGANGAVWSRKSAASSSSPTGGEAGPQRPHIKTEQLSPSHYSEHSHGSPSHSDYGSYSAQTCVSSTASAPAATSFSSSQCDYTDLQSSNYYSPYTGYPSSIYQYPYFHSSRRPYGSPILNSLSIPPSHSPTNWEQPVYTTLSRP